One Aquila chrysaetos chrysaetos chromosome 22, bAquChr1.4, whole genome shotgun sequence genomic window carries:
- the CREBRF gene encoding CREB3 regulatory factor isoform X3 produces the protein MPQPSVSGMDPPFGDAFRSHVFSEQTLMSTDLLASSSDPDFMYELDREMDYQQSSRDNLLSMEDCKDLENLESFTDILDKEAALTSKWEQWDTYCEDLTKYTKLTSCDIWGTKEVDYLGLDDFSSPYQDEEVISKTPTLAQLNSEDSQPVSDSLYYPDLLFSVKQNPLNSLLPGKKIATRAAAPVCSSKNVQAEAPLSDCVQKASKPATQPASSTQIMVKTNVYNNEKVNIHVECKDYVKKAKVKINPLPQSRPVLSQTHADAAKENTCYCGAVAKRQERKGIESPHSHSTPPILPFKETQELLLSPPQETPGLNVGESSLSASTSVPDSSQKKEEHNYSLFVTDSLGEQSAKGDPEEDEDDEDDIEDEDHDEGFGSEHELSENDDEEEDYEDDKDDDISDTFSEPGYENDSVEDLKEMTAISSRKRGKRRYFWEYSEQLTPSQQERMLRPSEWNRDTLPSNMYQKNGLHHGKYAAKKSRRTDVEDLTPNPRKLLQIGNELRKLNKVISDLTPVSELPLTARPRSRKEKNKLASRACRLKKKAQYEANKVKLWGLNTEYDNLLFVINSIKQEIVNRVQVPKDDRGVNMEQKLNILIKDTLGLPVAGQTSEFVNQVLEKTAEGDPTGGLVGLRIPMSKV, from the exons ATGCCTCAG CCCAGTGTGAGTGGAATGGACCCTCCTTTTGGGGACGCCTTTCGGAGCCATGTGTTTTCAGAGCAGACTCTGATGAGCACGGATCTCTTGGCAAGCAGTTCAGATCCAGACTTCATGTATGAACTG GATAGAGAAATGGACTATCAGCAAAGCTCCAGAGACAACTTACTTTCAATGGAGGACTGCAAAGACCTTGAGAACTTGGAGTCTTTTACGGACATCCTGGACAAAGAAGCTGCTCTCACCTCAAAGTGGGAGCAGTGGGACACCTACTGTGAAGACTTAACTAAGTACACTAAATTAACCAGCTGTGACATCTGGGGAACAAAAGAGGTCGATTACCTGGGCCTTGATGACTTTTCAAGCCCATACCAAGATGAAGAGGTGATAAGCAAAACCCCAACACTGGCTCAGCTTAACAGTGAGGACTCCCAACCTGTTTCTGATTCACTCTATTACCCTGATTTGCTCTTTAGtgtaaaacaaaaccctttAAATTCTTTGCTACCTGGCAAAAAAATTGCAAccagagcagcagccccagTCTGTTCCTCCAAGAACGTTCAGGCTGAGGCACCTTTGTCGGACTGTGTTCAGAAGGCAAGCAAACCTGCAACTCAGCCTGCTTCCAGTACACAAATCATGGTGAAGACCAATGTGTACAATAATGAAAAGGTGAACATTCATGTTGAATGTAAAGACTAtgttaaaaaggcaaaagtaaaGATCAATCCTTTACCACAGAGCAGACCAGTGCTGAGCCAGACACATGCTgatgcagcaaaggaaaacaccTGCTATTGTGGTGCTGTAGCaaagagacaagaaagaaaaggaatagagTCCCCACATAGTCACAGTACGCCTcctattttgccttttaaagaGACTCAAGAACTGCTACTCAGTCCACCCCAGGAAACCCCAGGGCTTAATGTGGGGGAGAGCAGTCTTTCTGCCAGCACATCAGTGCCAGATTcttcacagaagaaagaagagcacAACTATTCTCTTTTTGTAACAGACAGTTTGGGTGAACAGTCAGCCAAAGGAGACCCTGAGGAAGATGAGGATGATGAGGATGATATTGAAGATGAGGACCATGATGAAGGATTTGGCAGTGAGCACGAGCTGTCTGAAAACGATGATGAGGAAGAAGATTATGAGGATGATAAAGATGATGACATCAGCGATACTTTCTCAGAACCAG GGTATGAAAATGATTCTGTGGaggatttaaaagaaatgactgCAATATCCTCTCGGAAGAGGGGCAAGCGAAGATACTTCTGGGAGTACAGTGAGCAGCTAACACCTTCACAACAAGAAAGAATGCTGAGGCCATCCGAGTGGAATCGAGATACGTTACCAAGTAACATGTATCAGAAGAATGGTCTCCATCATG gaaaatatgcaGCAAAGAAGTCGCGGAGGACTGATGTAGAAGACCTAACTCCCAACCCTAGAAAACTTCTACAGATTGGTAATGAACTGAGGAAGCTGAATAAGGTGATCAGTGACCTGACGCCAGTCAGTGAACTTCCCTTAACGGCCAGACCAAggtcaagaaaagaaaagaacaagctgGCTTCCAG GGCTTGtagactaaaaaagaaagcccAGTATGAAGCCAATAAAGTAAAACTCTGGGGTCTCAACACGGAATATG ataatTTACTGTTTGTGATCAACTCCATTAAACAAGAAATAGTTAATCGGGTGCAGGTACCTAAAGATGATAGAGGAGTCAACATGGAACAGAAGTTAAACATACTTATTAAAGACACTCTTG GACTACCTGTAGCTGGACAGACATCAGAATTCGTGAATCAAGTTTTAGAGAAGACTGCAGAAGGAGACCCCACCGGTGGCCTTGTAGGGCTACGAATACCAATGTCAAAAGTTTAA
- the CREBRF gene encoding CREB3 regulatory factor isoform X4, which translates to MPQPSVSGMDPPFGDAFRSHVFSEQTLMSTDLLASSSDPDFMYELDREMDYQQSSRDNLLSMEDCKDLENLESFTDILDKEAALTSKWEQWDTYCEDLTKYTKLTSCDIWGTKEVDYLGLDDFSSPYQDEEVISKTPTLAQLNSEDSQPVSDSLYYPDLLFSVKQNPLNSLLPGKKIATRAAAPVCSSKNVQAEAPLSDCVQKASKPATQPASSTQIMVKTNVYNNEKVNIHVECKDYVKKAKVKINPLPQSRPVLSQTHADAAKENTCYCGAVAKRQERKGIESPHSHSTPPILPFKETQELLLSPPQETPGLNVGESSLSASTSVPDSSQKKEEHNYSLFVTDSLGEQSAKGDPEEDEDDEDDIEDEDHDEGFGSEHELSENDDEEEDYEDDKDDDISDTFSEPAVTLSGSSKDTEFLSPACRNGALTTEIRTNLHLEGYENDSVEDLKEMTAISSRKRGKRRYFWEYSEQLTPSQQERMLRPSEWNRDTLPSNMYQKNGLHHGKYAAKKSRRTDVEDLTPNPRKLLQIGNELRKLNKVISDLTPVSELPLTARPRSRKEKNKLASR; encoded by the exons ATGCCTCAG CCCAGTGTGAGTGGAATGGACCCTCCTTTTGGGGACGCCTTTCGGAGCCATGTGTTTTCAGAGCAGACTCTGATGAGCACGGATCTCTTGGCAAGCAGTTCAGATCCAGACTTCATGTATGAACTG GATAGAGAAATGGACTATCAGCAAAGCTCCAGAGACAACTTACTTTCAATGGAGGACTGCAAAGACCTTGAGAACTTGGAGTCTTTTACGGACATCCTGGACAAAGAAGCTGCTCTCACCTCAAAGTGGGAGCAGTGGGACACCTACTGTGAAGACTTAACTAAGTACACTAAATTAACCAGCTGTGACATCTGGGGAACAAAAGAGGTCGATTACCTGGGCCTTGATGACTTTTCAAGCCCATACCAAGATGAAGAGGTGATAAGCAAAACCCCAACACTGGCTCAGCTTAACAGTGAGGACTCCCAACCTGTTTCTGATTCACTCTATTACCCTGATTTGCTCTTTAGtgtaaaacaaaaccctttAAATTCTTTGCTACCTGGCAAAAAAATTGCAAccagagcagcagccccagTCTGTTCCTCCAAGAACGTTCAGGCTGAGGCACCTTTGTCGGACTGTGTTCAGAAGGCAAGCAAACCTGCAACTCAGCCTGCTTCCAGTACACAAATCATGGTGAAGACCAATGTGTACAATAATGAAAAGGTGAACATTCATGTTGAATGTAAAGACTAtgttaaaaaggcaaaagtaaaGATCAATCCTTTACCACAGAGCAGACCAGTGCTGAGCCAGACACATGCTgatgcagcaaaggaaaacaccTGCTATTGTGGTGCTGTAGCaaagagacaagaaagaaaaggaatagagTCCCCACATAGTCACAGTACGCCTcctattttgccttttaaagaGACTCAAGAACTGCTACTCAGTCCACCCCAGGAAACCCCAGGGCTTAATGTGGGGGAGAGCAGTCTTTCTGCCAGCACATCAGTGCCAGATTcttcacagaagaaagaagagcacAACTATTCTCTTTTTGTAACAGACAGTTTGGGTGAACAGTCAGCCAAAGGAGACCCTGAGGAAGATGAGGATGATGAGGATGATATTGAAGATGAGGACCATGATGAAGGATTTGGCAGTGAGCACGAGCTGTCTGAAAACGATGATGAGGAAGAAGATTATGAGGATGATAAAGATGATGACATCAGCGATACTTTCTCAGAACCAG CAGTAACACTTAGTGGGTCTTCAAAGGATACTGAATTCCTCTCTCCTGCATGTAGAAATGGAGCCTtaacaacagaaataagaaCTAACCTTCACCTAGAAG GGTATGAAAATGATTCTGTGGaggatttaaaagaaatgactgCAATATCCTCTCGGAAGAGGGGCAAGCGAAGATACTTCTGGGAGTACAGTGAGCAGCTAACACCTTCACAACAAGAAAGAATGCTGAGGCCATCCGAGTGGAATCGAGATACGTTACCAAGTAACATGTATCAGAAGAATGGTCTCCATCATG gaaaatatgcaGCAAAGAAGTCGCGGAGGACTGATGTAGAAGACCTAACTCCCAACCCTAGAAAACTTCTACAGATTGGTAATGAACTGAGGAAGCTGAATAAGGTGATCAGTGACCTGACGCCAGTCAGTGAACTTCCCTTAACGGCCAGACCAAggtcaagaaaagaaaagaacaagctgGCTTCCAG ataa
- the CREBRF gene encoding CREB3 regulatory factor isoform X1, with translation MPQPSVSGMDPPFGDAFRSHVFSEQTLMSTDLLASSSDPDFMYELDREMDYQQSSRDNLLSMEDCKDLENLESFTDILDKEAALTSKWEQWDTYCEDLTKYTKLTSCDIWGTKEVDYLGLDDFSSPYQDEEVISKTPTLAQLNSEDSQPVSDSLYYPDLLFSVKQNPLNSLLPGKKIATRAAAPVCSSKNVQAEAPLSDCVQKASKPATQPASSTQIMVKTNVYNNEKVNIHVECKDYVKKAKVKINPLPQSRPVLSQTHADAAKENTCYCGAVAKRQERKGIESPHSHSTPPILPFKETQELLLSPPQETPGLNVGESSLSASTSVPDSSQKKEEHNYSLFVTDSLGEQSAKGDPEEDEDDEDDIEDEDHDEGFGSEHELSENDDEEEDYEDDKDDDISDTFSEPAVTLSGSSKDTEFLSPACRNGALTTEIRTNLHLEGYENDSVEDLKEMTAISSRKRGKRRYFWEYSEQLTPSQQERMLRPSEWNRDTLPSNMYQKNGLHHGKYAAKKSRRTDVEDLTPNPRKLLQIGNELRKLNKVISDLTPVSELPLTARPRSRKEKNKLASRACRLKKKAQYEANKVKLWGLNTEYDNLLFVINSIKQEIVNRVQVPKDDRGVNMEQKLNILIKDTLGLPVAGQTSEFVNQVLEKTAEGDPTGGLVGLRIPMSKV, from the exons ATGCCTCAG CCCAGTGTGAGTGGAATGGACCCTCCTTTTGGGGACGCCTTTCGGAGCCATGTGTTTTCAGAGCAGACTCTGATGAGCACGGATCTCTTGGCAAGCAGTTCAGATCCAGACTTCATGTATGAACTG GATAGAGAAATGGACTATCAGCAAAGCTCCAGAGACAACTTACTTTCAATGGAGGACTGCAAAGACCTTGAGAACTTGGAGTCTTTTACGGACATCCTGGACAAAGAAGCTGCTCTCACCTCAAAGTGGGAGCAGTGGGACACCTACTGTGAAGACTTAACTAAGTACACTAAATTAACCAGCTGTGACATCTGGGGAACAAAAGAGGTCGATTACCTGGGCCTTGATGACTTTTCAAGCCCATACCAAGATGAAGAGGTGATAAGCAAAACCCCAACACTGGCTCAGCTTAACAGTGAGGACTCCCAACCTGTTTCTGATTCACTCTATTACCCTGATTTGCTCTTTAGtgtaaaacaaaaccctttAAATTCTTTGCTACCTGGCAAAAAAATTGCAAccagagcagcagccccagTCTGTTCCTCCAAGAACGTTCAGGCTGAGGCACCTTTGTCGGACTGTGTTCAGAAGGCAAGCAAACCTGCAACTCAGCCTGCTTCCAGTACACAAATCATGGTGAAGACCAATGTGTACAATAATGAAAAGGTGAACATTCATGTTGAATGTAAAGACTAtgttaaaaaggcaaaagtaaaGATCAATCCTTTACCACAGAGCAGACCAGTGCTGAGCCAGACACATGCTgatgcagcaaaggaaaacaccTGCTATTGTGGTGCTGTAGCaaagagacaagaaagaaaaggaatagagTCCCCACATAGTCACAGTACGCCTcctattttgccttttaaagaGACTCAAGAACTGCTACTCAGTCCACCCCAGGAAACCCCAGGGCTTAATGTGGGGGAGAGCAGTCTTTCTGCCAGCACATCAGTGCCAGATTcttcacagaagaaagaagagcacAACTATTCTCTTTTTGTAACAGACAGTTTGGGTGAACAGTCAGCCAAAGGAGACCCTGAGGAAGATGAGGATGATGAGGATGATATTGAAGATGAGGACCATGATGAAGGATTTGGCAGTGAGCACGAGCTGTCTGAAAACGATGATGAGGAAGAAGATTATGAGGATGATAAAGATGATGACATCAGCGATACTTTCTCAGAACCAG CAGTAACACTTAGTGGGTCTTCAAAGGATACTGAATTCCTCTCTCCTGCATGTAGAAATGGAGCCTtaacaacagaaataagaaCTAACCTTCACCTAGAAG GGTATGAAAATGATTCTGTGGaggatttaaaagaaatgactgCAATATCCTCTCGGAAGAGGGGCAAGCGAAGATACTTCTGGGAGTACAGTGAGCAGCTAACACCTTCACAACAAGAAAGAATGCTGAGGCCATCCGAGTGGAATCGAGATACGTTACCAAGTAACATGTATCAGAAGAATGGTCTCCATCATG gaaaatatgcaGCAAAGAAGTCGCGGAGGACTGATGTAGAAGACCTAACTCCCAACCCTAGAAAACTTCTACAGATTGGTAATGAACTGAGGAAGCTGAATAAGGTGATCAGTGACCTGACGCCAGTCAGTGAACTTCCCTTAACGGCCAGACCAAggtcaagaaaagaaaagaacaagctgGCTTCCAG GGCTTGtagactaaaaaagaaagcccAGTATGAAGCCAATAAAGTAAAACTCTGGGGTCTCAACACGGAATATG ataatTTACTGTTTGTGATCAACTCCATTAAACAAGAAATAGTTAATCGGGTGCAGGTACCTAAAGATGATAGAGGAGTCAACATGGAACAGAAGTTAAACATACTTATTAAAGACACTCTTG GACTACCTGTAGCTGGACAGACATCAGAATTCGTGAATCAAGTTTTAGAGAAGACTGCAGAAGGAGACCCCACCGGTGGCCTTGTAGGGCTACGAATACCAATGTCAAAAGTTTAA
- the CREBRF gene encoding CREB3 regulatory factor isoform X5 produces the protein MPQPSVSGMDPPFGDAFRSHVFSEQTLMSTDLLASSSDPDFMYELDREMDYQQSSRDNLLSMEDCKDLENLESFTDILDKEAALTSKWEQWDTYCEDLTKYTKLTSCDIWGTKEVDYLGLDDFSSPYQDEEVISKTPTLAQLNSEDSQPVSDSLYYPDLLFSVKQNPLNSLLPGKKIATRAAAPVCSSKNVQAEAPLSDCVQKASKPATQPASSTQIMVKTNVYNNEKVNIHVECKDYVKKAKVKINPLPQSRPVLSQTHADAAKENTCYCGAVAKRQERKGIESPHSHSTPPILPFKETQELLLSPPQETPGLNVGESSLSASTSVPDSSQKKEEHNYSLFVTDSLGEQSAKGDPEEDEDDEDDIEDEDHDEGFGSEHELSENDDEEEDYEDDKDDDISDTFSEPAVTLSGSSKDTEFLSPACRNGALTTEIRTNLHLEVCFCSFFFMYVFGVHEKLS, from the exons ATGCCTCAG CCCAGTGTGAGTGGAATGGACCCTCCTTTTGGGGACGCCTTTCGGAGCCATGTGTTTTCAGAGCAGACTCTGATGAGCACGGATCTCTTGGCAAGCAGTTCAGATCCAGACTTCATGTATGAACTG GATAGAGAAATGGACTATCAGCAAAGCTCCAGAGACAACTTACTTTCAATGGAGGACTGCAAAGACCTTGAGAACTTGGAGTCTTTTACGGACATCCTGGACAAAGAAGCTGCTCTCACCTCAAAGTGGGAGCAGTGGGACACCTACTGTGAAGACTTAACTAAGTACACTAAATTAACCAGCTGTGACATCTGGGGAACAAAAGAGGTCGATTACCTGGGCCTTGATGACTTTTCAAGCCCATACCAAGATGAAGAGGTGATAAGCAAAACCCCAACACTGGCTCAGCTTAACAGTGAGGACTCCCAACCTGTTTCTGATTCACTCTATTACCCTGATTTGCTCTTTAGtgtaaaacaaaaccctttAAATTCTTTGCTACCTGGCAAAAAAATTGCAAccagagcagcagccccagTCTGTTCCTCCAAGAACGTTCAGGCTGAGGCACCTTTGTCGGACTGTGTTCAGAAGGCAAGCAAACCTGCAACTCAGCCTGCTTCCAGTACACAAATCATGGTGAAGACCAATGTGTACAATAATGAAAAGGTGAACATTCATGTTGAATGTAAAGACTAtgttaaaaaggcaaaagtaaaGATCAATCCTTTACCACAGAGCAGACCAGTGCTGAGCCAGACACATGCTgatgcagcaaaggaaaacaccTGCTATTGTGGTGCTGTAGCaaagagacaagaaagaaaaggaatagagTCCCCACATAGTCACAGTACGCCTcctattttgccttttaaagaGACTCAAGAACTGCTACTCAGTCCACCCCAGGAAACCCCAGGGCTTAATGTGGGGGAGAGCAGTCTTTCTGCCAGCACATCAGTGCCAGATTcttcacagaagaaagaagagcacAACTATTCTCTTTTTGTAACAGACAGTTTGGGTGAACAGTCAGCCAAAGGAGACCCTGAGGAAGATGAGGATGATGAGGATGATATTGAAGATGAGGACCATGATGAAGGATTTGGCAGTGAGCACGAGCTGTCTGAAAACGATGATGAGGAAGAAGATTATGAGGATGATAAAGATGATGACATCAGCGATACTTTCTCAGAACCAG CAGTAACACTTAGTGGGTCTTCAAAGGATACTGAATTCCTCTCTCCTGCATGTAGAAATGGAGCCTtaacaacagaaataagaaCTAACCTTCACCTAGAAG TTTGCTTTTGCTCATTCTTCTTCATGTATGTCTTTGGAGTGCATGAAAAGCTTTCTTAA
- the CREBRF gene encoding CREB3 regulatory factor isoform X2 translates to MPQPSVSGMDPPFGDAFRSHVFSEQTLMSTDLLASSSDPDFMYELDREMDYQQSSRDNLLSMEDCKDLENLESFTDILDKEAALTSKWEQWDTYCEDLTKYTKLTSCDIWGTKEVDYLGLDDFSSPYQDEEVISKTPTLAQLNSEDSQPVSDSLYYPDLLFSVKQNPLNSLLPGKKIATRAAAPVCSSKNVQAEAPLSDCVQKASKPATQPASSTQIMVKTNVYNNEKVNIHVECKDYVKKAKVKINPLPQSRPVLSQTHADAAKENTCYCGAVAKRQERKGIESPHSHSTPPILPFKETQELLLSPPQETPGLNVGESSLSASTSVPDSSQKKEEHNYSLFVTDSLGEQSAKGDPEEDEDDEDDIEDEDHDEGFGSEHELSENDDEEEDYEDDKDDDISDTFSEPVTLSGSSKDTEFLSPACRNGALTTEIRTNLHLEGYENDSVEDLKEMTAISSRKRGKRRYFWEYSEQLTPSQQERMLRPSEWNRDTLPSNMYQKNGLHHGKYAAKKSRRTDVEDLTPNPRKLLQIGNELRKLNKVISDLTPVSELPLTARPRSRKEKNKLASRACRLKKKAQYEANKVKLWGLNTEYDNLLFVINSIKQEIVNRVQVPKDDRGVNMEQKLNILIKDTLGLPVAGQTSEFVNQVLEKTAEGDPTGGLVGLRIPMSKV, encoded by the exons ATGCCTCAG CCCAGTGTGAGTGGAATGGACCCTCCTTTTGGGGACGCCTTTCGGAGCCATGTGTTTTCAGAGCAGACTCTGATGAGCACGGATCTCTTGGCAAGCAGTTCAGATCCAGACTTCATGTATGAACTG GATAGAGAAATGGACTATCAGCAAAGCTCCAGAGACAACTTACTTTCAATGGAGGACTGCAAAGACCTTGAGAACTTGGAGTCTTTTACGGACATCCTGGACAAAGAAGCTGCTCTCACCTCAAAGTGGGAGCAGTGGGACACCTACTGTGAAGACTTAACTAAGTACACTAAATTAACCAGCTGTGACATCTGGGGAACAAAAGAGGTCGATTACCTGGGCCTTGATGACTTTTCAAGCCCATACCAAGATGAAGAGGTGATAAGCAAAACCCCAACACTGGCTCAGCTTAACAGTGAGGACTCCCAACCTGTTTCTGATTCACTCTATTACCCTGATTTGCTCTTTAGtgtaaaacaaaaccctttAAATTCTTTGCTACCTGGCAAAAAAATTGCAAccagagcagcagccccagTCTGTTCCTCCAAGAACGTTCAGGCTGAGGCACCTTTGTCGGACTGTGTTCAGAAGGCAAGCAAACCTGCAACTCAGCCTGCTTCCAGTACACAAATCATGGTGAAGACCAATGTGTACAATAATGAAAAGGTGAACATTCATGTTGAATGTAAAGACTAtgttaaaaaggcaaaagtaaaGATCAATCCTTTACCACAGAGCAGACCAGTGCTGAGCCAGACACATGCTgatgcagcaaaggaaaacaccTGCTATTGTGGTGCTGTAGCaaagagacaagaaagaaaaggaatagagTCCCCACATAGTCACAGTACGCCTcctattttgccttttaaagaGACTCAAGAACTGCTACTCAGTCCACCCCAGGAAACCCCAGGGCTTAATGTGGGGGAGAGCAGTCTTTCTGCCAGCACATCAGTGCCAGATTcttcacagaagaaagaagagcacAACTATTCTCTTTTTGTAACAGACAGTTTGGGTGAACAGTCAGCCAAAGGAGACCCTGAGGAAGATGAGGATGATGAGGATGATATTGAAGATGAGGACCATGATGAAGGATTTGGCAGTGAGCACGAGCTGTCTGAAAACGATGATGAGGAAGAAGATTATGAGGATGATAAAGATGATGACATCAGCGATACTTTCTCAGAACCAG TAACACTTAGTGGGTCTTCAAAGGATACTGAATTCCTCTCTCCTGCATGTAGAAATGGAGCCTtaacaacagaaataagaaCTAACCTTCACCTAGAAG GGTATGAAAATGATTCTGTGGaggatttaaaagaaatgactgCAATATCCTCTCGGAAGAGGGGCAAGCGAAGATACTTCTGGGAGTACAGTGAGCAGCTAACACCTTCACAACAAGAAAGAATGCTGAGGCCATCCGAGTGGAATCGAGATACGTTACCAAGTAACATGTATCAGAAGAATGGTCTCCATCATG gaaaatatgcaGCAAAGAAGTCGCGGAGGACTGATGTAGAAGACCTAACTCCCAACCCTAGAAAACTTCTACAGATTGGTAATGAACTGAGGAAGCTGAATAAGGTGATCAGTGACCTGACGCCAGTCAGTGAACTTCCCTTAACGGCCAGACCAAggtcaagaaaagaaaagaacaagctgGCTTCCAG GGCTTGtagactaaaaaagaaagcccAGTATGAAGCCAATAAAGTAAAACTCTGGGGTCTCAACACGGAATATG ataatTTACTGTTTGTGATCAACTCCATTAAACAAGAAATAGTTAATCGGGTGCAGGTACCTAAAGATGATAGAGGAGTCAACATGGAACAGAAGTTAAACATACTTATTAAAGACACTCTTG GACTACCTGTAGCTGGACAGACATCAGAATTCGTGAATCAAGTTTTAGAGAAGACTGCAGAAGGAGACCCCACCGGTGGCCTTGTAGGGCTACGAATACCAATGTCAAAAGTTTAA